In Papaver somniferum cultivar HN1 chromosome 1, ASM357369v1, whole genome shotgun sequence, a genomic segment contains:
- the LOC113298911 gene encoding transcription factor IND-like, translated as MASMEQPTPISTPYLHDDQLACDVIFENFHSQQITQPTSSSCSSHYAPIHSDHHEHQQQQLIRTLSYCSEEKKQEKCEKGSEEEEEELDAMKEMMYKIAAMQPIDIDPATLSKPKRRNVRISNDPQSVAARHRRERISERMRILQRLVPGGAKMDTASMLDEAVRYVKFLKKQVIKLQSSNQNSPRLAVPIINDDYRWHVPSSENNIVTFTETAEDYCIPS; from the coding sequence ATGGCTTCAATGGAGCAGCCGACTCCCATTTCTACTCCATACCTCCATGACGATCAGCTTGCTTGTGatgtaatttttgagaatttccaTTCTCAACAAATTACACAACCAACATCATCATCATGTTCTTCCCATTATGCACCCATACACAGTGATCATCAtgagcatcaacaacaacaacttataAGAACTTTGAGTTATTGtagtgaagaaaaaaaacaagaaaagtgtGAAAAaggatcagaagaagaagaagaagagttggatGCAATGAAAGAAATGATGTACAAAATCGCAGCGATGCAACCTATTGATATCGACCCGGCGACACTTAGTAAACCTAAGAGACGAAATGTTCGAATCAGTAACGACCCACAAAGTGTAGCTGCACGTCATAGGCGAGAGAGAATAAGTGAAAGGATGAGAATTCTTCAGAGACTTGTTCCAGGAGGAGCTAAAATGGATACAGCTTCTATGTTAGACGAGGCAGTTCGCTACGTTAAGTTCTTAAAGAAACAAGTTATCAAGCTACAATCGAGTAATCAAAATTCTCCTCGTCTTGCAGTGCCCATCATCAACGATGACTACCGTTGGCATGTCCCGTCGTCGGAGAACAACATCGTTACATTTACGGAGACAGCCGAGGATTATTGCATCCCTAGCTAG